One region of Streptomyces rishiriensis genomic DNA includes:
- a CDS encoding PrsW family intramembrane metalloprotease — protein MSPQFPPCPPHPGGPPEDGVLRHAHWWQHRWVRYGALITLLALSGLVILALVREQTGTQGFLVGLGLAVLPVPLLVAAFRWLDRVEPGPWRNLVFAFAWGACAAALIAIIANSFATRWIATATADPSGADTLGATVIAPVVEESAKAAAVLLVFLFRRRDFTGIVDGVVIAGVTATGFAFTENILYLGTAFGTDQLTGDTGIASVTAATFFVRVIMSPFAHPLFTVLTGIGFGVAALFGDRQHLRRVLVPLCGLLLAMGMHALWNGSSSFGEFGFFAVYAAFMVPAFGLLTWLVVWTRQRELRTVREELPAYAAAGWLAPAEPYALGSMRARRLAREYAGRHLGKPAAREVARYEAYATSLAFLRHRGRKGRAGADFLVRERELLNELLRRRDVARPALDHAARMTAPPVRVTAPPWPVYGAYGHGPGPAHGQSHLAGFPHPAGPAYGNPAGQSYGAPAGQSYGYGYGYPAVHSPVLGPGTGPGTGPVHAPAQGSAPGHPVGYPAQYPAPRPHQ, from the coding sequence ATCAGTCCTCAGTTTCCGCCCTGTCCGCCGCATCCCGGCGGCCCGCCCGAGGACGGTGTGCTCCGGCACGCTCACTGGTGGCAGCACAGGTGGGTGCGGTACGGGGCGCTGATCACCCTGCTCGCGCTGTCCGGCCTGGTCATCCTCGCGCTGGTGCGCGAACAGACCGGTACGCAAGGGTTCCTGGTGGGGCTCGGCCTGGCCGTGCTGCCCGTGCCGTTGCTGGTCGCCGCCTTCCGGTGGCTGGACCGGGTCGAGCCGGGACCCTGGCGGAACCTGGTCTTCGCCTTCGCCTGGGGCGCGTGCGCGGCGGCGCTGATAGCCATCATCGCCAACAGTTTCGCGACCCGGTGGATAGCCACCGCGACCGCCGACCCGTCCGGCGCGGACACCCTCGGAGCGACCGTCATAGCGCCGGTCGTAGAGGAGTCCGCCAAGGCCGCCGCCGTCCTGCTGGTGTTCCTCTTCCGCAGGCGCGACTTCACCGGGATCGTCGACGGCGTGGTGATAGCCGGGGTCACCGCCACCGGTTTCGCGTTCACCGAGAACATCCTCTACCTCGGCACCGCCTTCGGCACCGACCAGCTCACGGGCGACACGGGCATCGCCTCCGTCACCGCCGCGACCTTCTTCGTGCGGGTCATCATGTCGCCGTTCGCGCACCCCCTGTTCACCGTTCTGACCGGCATCGGCTTCGGCGTCGCCGCGCTCTTCGGGGACCGTCAACACCTGCGGCGCGTGCTGGTCCCGCTGTGCGGGCTGCTCCTCGCGATGGGCATGCACGCCCTGTGGAACGGCTCATCGTCGTTCGGCGAGTTCGGCTTCTTCGCGGTGTACGCGGCGTTCATGGTGCCCGCGTTCGGGCTGCTGACCTGGCTGGTGGTGTGGACGCGGCAACGCGAGCTGCGCACCGTGCGCGAGGAACTGCCCGCCTACGCGGCCGCCGGCTGGCTCGCTCCGGCCGAGCCGTACGCGCTCGGCTCGATGCGGGCCCGGCGGCTGGCCCGGGAGTACGCCGGTCGCCACCTGGGCAAACCGGCGGCACGGGAGGTGGCGCGGTACGAGGCGTACGCGACGTCGCTCGCGTTCCTGCGGCACCGCGGCCGAAAGGGCCGGGCCGGCGCGGACTTCCTCGTACGCGAGCGGGAGTTGCTCAACGAACTGTTGAGGCGGAGGGACGTCGCCCGGCCCGCGCTCGACCACGCGGCCCGGATGACGGCCCCGCCGGTACGGGTGACCGCGCCGCCCTGGCCGGTGTACGGGGCGTACGGGCACGGCCCGGGCCCGGCCCACGGGCAGAGCCACCTCGCCGGGTTCCCGCACCCAGCGGGGCCGGCGTACGGGAATCCGGCGGGACAGTCGTACGGAGCTCCGGCGGGGCAGTCGTACGGGTACGGCTACGGGTATCCCGCAGTGCACAGCCCCGTACTCGGTCCCGGAACCGGTCCCGGAACCGGTCCCGTGCATGCTCCAGCGCAGGGATCCGCACCCGGTCATCCGGTGGGCTACCCCGCTCAGTACCCCGCGCCCCGCCCGCACCAGTAG
- a CDS encoding aldo/keto reductase, giving the protein MTSLRTLGSSDLEVFPLSLGGNVFGWTADEAASFAVLDAYAAAGGNFVDTADSYSSWVEGNSGGESETIIGSWLKARGNRDDVVIATKVSQHPEFRGLSADNIKAAADASLRRLGTDHIDLYYTHFDKPEVPVEEIVGALDELVRAGKVRHIAASNISPERLRESLEFSDREGLARYVALQPHYNLVSRDTYEGALQDVAGRFGLAAVPYFALAAGFLTGKYRPGTTVQSARAAGAAKHLDTERGRNVLTALDEIARAHDSQIPTVALAWLAAQPTVAAPIASARTVEQLPALLAVAELELTAEEITRLTRASA; this is encoded by the coding sequence ATGACGTCTCTTCGCACACTCGGCTCCTCCGACCTCGAGGTCTTCCCGCTCTCCCTCGGCGGCAACGTCTTCGGCTGGACCGCCGACGAGGCGGCCTCCTTCGCCGTACTCGACGCCTACGCGGCCGCCGGCGGGAACTTCGTCGACACCGCCGACTCCTACTCGTCCTGGGTCGAGGGCAACAGCGGTGGTGAGTCCGAGACCATCATCGGCAGCTGGCTGAAGGCCCGGGGCAACCGCGACGACGTCGTGATCGCCACCAAGGTGAGCCAGCACCCCGAATTCCGCGGCCTGTCCGCCGACAACATCAAGGCCGCCGCCGACGCCTCGCTCCGCCGTCTGGGCACCGACCACATCGACCTCTACTACACGCACTTCGACAAGCCCGAGGTGCCCGTCGAGGAGATCGTCGGCGCGCTCGACGAGCTGGTGAGGGCGGGCAAGGTACGGCACATCGCCGCCTCGAACATCTCGCCCGAGCGCCTGCGGGAGTCCCTGGAGTTCTCCGACCGTGAGGGCCTGGCCCGGTACGTCGCCCTCCAGCCCCACTACAACCTGGTCTCCCGCGACACCTACGAGGGCGCCCTCCAGGACGTCGCCGGCCGCTTCGGGCTCGCCGCCGTCCCGTACTTCGCGCTGGCCGCCGGCTTCCTCACCGGCAAGTACCGGCCCGGTACGACCGTGCAGAGCGCCCGCGCCGCCGGCGCCGCCAAGCACCTCGACACGGAGCGCGGCCGGAACGTCCTCACCGCCCTGGACGAGATCGCCCGGGCCCACGACAGCCAGATCCCCACGGTCGCTCTGGCGTGGCTCGCCGCGCAGCCGACGGTGGCCGCGCCGATCGCGTCCGCGCGGACGGTCGAGCAGCTGCCGGCGCTGCTGGCGGTGGCCGAACTGGAGCTGACGGCGGAGGAGATCACCCGGCTGACCCGGGCCTCCGCCTGA
- a CDS encoding M23 family metallopeptidase has product MASNPPAPEAPYAPSQPSTDTFGYGGYRTDEGPWEEWNPTAESTRPVRGKHRVAKQRGGGFARSSTVLGVGVIAAVSAGGMASANTGKAPVSISMPDLPNVGSLISDDDEPVQEAAPALAGFGSEAALDTEESAADAGEALRSRIMAQAESQQSQVEVKALAAAAEAEADAAAKAEKEAEAKAAAAKKKAAEEAAAKAEAARLAELAKQYTLPTSSYTITSTFGQAGSLWSSGYHTGLDFAAPTGTLIKAVHSGTITEAGWAGSYGYRTILTLDDGTELWFCHQSSISVSVGQKVATGDVIGRVGATGNVTGAHLHLEVHPGGSADGIDPAAWLRGKGLNP; this is encoded by the coding sequence GTGGCGTCCAACCCGCCTGCCCCCGAGGCCCCGTACGCGCCCAGCCAGCCGTCCACCGACACCTTCGGCTACGGCGGCTATCGCACCGACGAGGGACCTTGGGAGGAGTGGAACCCCACCGCGGAGTCCACTCGCCCGGTACGCGGCAAGCACCGCGTCGCCAAGCAGCGCGGCGGCGGATTCGCCCGCAGCTCCACCGTCCTCGGTGTCGGCGTCATCGCCGCCGTCAGCGCGGGTGGCATGGCCAGCGCCAACACCGGCAAGGCCCCGGTCTCCATCTCGATGCCGGACCTGCCCAACGTCGGTTCGCTCATCTCCGACGACGACGAGCCCGTCCAGGAAGCCGCGCCGGCCCTCGCCGGCTTCGGCTCCGAAGCCGCCCTGGACACCGAGGAGAGCGCCGCCGACGCCGGCGAGGCGCTGCGCAGCCGGATCATGGCGCAGGCCGAGTCGCAGCAGTCCCAGGTCGAGGTCAAGGCACTCGCCGCAGCGGCCGAGGCCGAGGCCGACGCCGCCGCCAAGGCCGAGAAGGAGGCGGAGGCCAAGGCCGCCGCCGCGAAGAAGAAGGCCGCCGAGGAAGCCGCCGCGAAGGCCGAGGCCGCGCGCCTGGCCGAACTGGCCAAGCAGTACACGCTGCCGACCTCCTCGTACACCATCACCTCGACCTTCGGCCAGGCCGGTTCCCTCTGGTCCTCCGGCTACCACACGGGTCTCGACTTCGCCGCGCCGACGGGCACCCTCATCAAGGCCGTCCACAGCGGCACCATCACCGAGGCCGGCTGGGCCGGTTCCTACGGCTACCGCACCATCCTGACCCTGGACGACGGCACCGAGCTGTGGTTCTGCCACCAGTCGTCGATCAGCGTCAGCGTCGGCCAGAAGGTCGCCACCGGTGATGTGATCGGCCGGGTGGGCGCGACCGGGAACGTCACCGGGGCCCACCTCCACCTCGAGGTCCACCCGGGCGGCAGCGCCGACGGCATCGACCCGGCGGCCTGGCTGCGCGGCAAGGGCCTCAACCCCTGA
- a CDS encoding dihydrofolate reductase family protein yields MPYPYVLLSAAVSLDGYLDDTTPERLLLSGRADFDRVDEVRASVDAILVGAGTIRADNPRLLVNSPERRAARVAAGRPAYPLKVTVSDSGELDPAANFWHTGGEKIVYTTEKGADRIRALGIAADAVPLGPEVDWRRLLEHLHDVRGVRRLMVEGGGTVHTQLLRQGLADELQLVLAPLFVGDPSAPRLFGPGGYQGGRLRLVESRRIEDVVLNRYEPTAPGTGPLPAAADRHWLALACALAADCPPSETAFSVGAVIVAADGTELARGHSREAGDPVVHAEEAALAKLDPADPRLPAATVYSSLEPCARRSSRPAPCARLILDAGVGRVVTAWREPDTFVTDADGTGLLAGRGVDVLVLPEYEERAKEPNRHLL; encoded by the coding sequence ATGCCGTACCCGTACGTCCTGCTGTCCGCCGCCGTCTCTCTCGACGGCTACCTGGACGACACCACGCCCGAGCGCCTGCTTCTCTCCGGCCGCGCCGACTTCGACCGTGTCGACGAGGTCCGGGCCTCGGTCGACGCCATCCTCGTCGGCGCCGGCACGATCCGCGCCGACAATCCCCGGCTCCTCGTGAACTCCCCCGAGCGCCGCGCCGCCCGCGTGGCCGCCGGGCGGCCTGCGTACCCCCTCAAGGTCACCGTCAGCGACTCGGGCGAGCTGGATCCGGCGGCGAACTTCTGGCACACGGGCGGCGAGAAGATCGTGTACACGACGGAGAAGGGCGCCGACCGGATCCGTGCGCTGGGCATCGCCGCGGACGCCGTCCCGCTCGGCCCCGAAGTGGACTGGCGCCGCCTCCTCGAACACCTCCACGACGTCCGCGGCGTACGGCGGCTCATGGTCGAGGGCGGCGGCACCGTCCACACCCAGCTGCTCCGGCAGGGCCTCGCCGACGAGCTCCAGCTCGTCCTCGCCCCGCTCTTCGTGGGCGACCCGTCCGCGCCCCGCCTCTTCGGGCCCGGCGGCTACCAGGGCGGACGGCTGCGCCTGGTGGAGTCCCGGCGTATCGAGGACGTCGTCCTGAACCGCTACGAGCCCACCGCACCCGGCACGGGACCGCTGCCCGCCGCGGCCGACCGGCACTGGCTGGCCCTGGCCTGCGCCCTCGCGGCCGACTGTCCGCCGTCGGAGACCGCCTTCAGCGTCGGCGCCGTGATCGTGGCCGCCGACGGCACGGAGCTGGCGCGCGGCCACTCCCGCGAGGCCGGCGACCCGGTCGTGCACGCCGAGGAGGCCGCCCTCGCGAAGCTCGACCCCGCCGATCCCCGGCTGCCCGCGGCCACCGTCTACAGCAGCCTCGAACCGTGCGCCCGCCGATCCTCCCGCCCGGCGCCCTGTGCCCGCCTCATCCTCGACGCCGGAGTGGGCCGGGTGGTCACGGCCTGGCGCGAGCCGGACACCTTCGTCACGGACGCGGACGGAACCGGTCTGCTGGCGGGCCGGGGCGTCGACGTCCTCGTGCTTCCGGAGTACGAGGAGCGGGCGAAGGAGCCGAACCGCCACCTCCTCTGA
- a CDS encoding MarR family winged helix-turn-helix transcriptional regulator, with the protein MTTRWLTPEEQRAWRAYVAGYLLLEDAIDRQLQQEAGMPHLYYSILANLSDIPERRLRMTDLAERLKITRSRLTYAVSRLEKDGLVRREDCRWDKRGSVAVLTDEGMTVLENVAPGHVGTVRAALFDRLTPEQVGQLEEIFTQVARGFQENGDGETAPEDLPWRRRSSPCSGTGTP; encoded by the coding sequence ATGACGACTCGCTGGCTCACCCCCGAGGAGCAACGCGCCTGGCGCGCGTATGTTGCCGGCTACCTCCTCCTCGAGGACGCGATCGACCGGCAGCTCCAGCAGGAGGCCGGCATGCCCCACCTGTACTACTCCATCCTCGCCAACCTCTCCGACATCCCGGAACGGCGGCTGCGGATGACCGACCTCGCGGAACGGCTGAAGATCACCCGCAGCCGGCTGACCTATGCGGTGTCCCGGCTGGAGAAGGACGGGCTGGTGCGGCGCGAGGACTGCCGCTGGGACAAGCGCGGCAGCGTCGCGGTCCTGACGGACGAGGGCATGACGGTGCTGGAGAACGTCGCGCCCGGCCACGTCGGGACGGTTCGCGCGGCCCTCTTCGACCGGCTCACCCCCGAGCAGGTGGGACAGCTGGAGGAGATCTTCACGCAGGTCGCACGCGGGTTCCAGGAGAACGGCGACGGCGAGACGGCGCCCGAGGACCTCCCGTGGCGCCGGCGCTCGTCGCCCTGCTCGGGAACCGGGACTCCCTGA